From Rutidosis leptorrhynchoides isolate AG116_Rl617_1_P2 chromosome 3, CSIRO_AGI_Rlap_v1, whole genome shotgun sequence, a single genomic window includes:
- the LOC139900480 gene encoding probable serine/threonine-protein kinase PBL28 has product MYATNNFDESYCIGSGGYGKVYKADLEHFDIQSLSSKEENKIDTWPKRCNTVAIKKLMNRQDDQGEQGFLAELDLLTSSSMIIWEVWKERLILIGVSEYKICLDIAKGLKYLHTNMEGKPRIIHRDIKSANILLDQNWNAKIADFGLSKFHPANQLASTILTKHAVGTEVYLDPEYETTGRYKKESDVYSFGVVLFEILSGRLAYDSDFTAENIKGLAPIARRRFNEKTLKGIDRS; this is encoded by the exons ATGTACGCCACTAATAATTTTGATGAGAGCTATTGCATCGGGTCAGGAGGTTATGGTAAGGTGTACAAAGCAGATCTTGAACACTTTGATATCCAAAGTTTGTCATCAAAGGAAGAGAACAAAATTGATACATGGCCTAAACGATGCAACACAGTAGCTATAAAAAAATTAATGAATAGACAAGATGATCAAGGAGAACAAGGGTTTTTGGCAGAACTGGATTTGCTTACTAGTT CCTCGATGATTATTTGGGAAGTGTGGAAAGAAAGATTAATCTTAATTGGTGTCAGCGAATACAAAATCTGTCTTGATATTGCGAAAGGGTTGAAGTACCTTCACACCAACATGGAGGGAAAACCAAGGATAATACACAGAGACATCAAAAGTGCAAATATATTGTTGGATCAAAATTGGAATGCAAAAATTGCTGACTTTGGCCTCTCCAAATTCCACCCTGCAAATCAGCTTGCGAGCACTATCCTAACTAAACATGCTGTAGGTACTGAGGTGTACCTGGATCCAGAATATGAGACTACAGGAAGGTATAAAAAAGAATCTGATGTTTATTCCTTTGGGGTAGTACTGTTTGAAATACTATCTGGGAGGTTGGCCTATGATTCAGATTTCACTGCGGAAAACATCAAGGGGCTTGCACCTATTGCACGGCGACGATTCAACGAGAAAACTCTGAAAGGAATTGATAGATCCTAA